In a single window of the Fusarium falciforme chromosome 3, complete sequence genome:
- a CDS encoding Beta-glucosidase, with protein MSLPATNTTLDVDSLLKELTLDEKVQLLAGQGASRTTGLPHRGIPSLMTSDGPHGIRGTRSFSRVPSPMLPSATSMGATFNIDLLRQAGNLLGEEARFRGINVLLAPTVCLQRSPLIGRGFEAFGEDPFLSGVLAAAYINGIQGQGVATSIKHFAAHDQSDNSVEDNVVLTERTLREVHLLPFQLAMRYSNPWTFMASYNKINGVHVSENSFLLKTILRDEWGFNGLVMSDWFGTYSTSESVKAGMDLEMPGPTLWRGKALSLAVNSRKVSRRAIDDATKNVLTLINKAKAVEHISTPPRSDSQEQRALIRKIASEGIVLLKNDNKFLPLTDIKGKKFGLIGDHIKHPALCGGGSSEVEPYYSVTPYDAIVEEVGEANVSYAPGCYTFRFSPLLERLACPSTNQFGWSIEIFGENPDENPKAEPVLTTVAEKPLIDVPENLALPKKYFVRARSMYKPEASRKFCFGFGVSGKGVLKVDGKVIIDQWTSQLPKTDSTPCFNRLCMEKFCMVDVTEKPVLLEVVMVNEAISGGVGTALTLAGRVGGFEPFDEDQRIRDAVELAKNVDIAILATGLSSDWEYEASDRKHLRLPGRTDELVQAVLEANPNTIIVTQSGCPIEMPWESSATTLVHAWYGGQETGHGLADIIFGKQNPSGRLSITFPKSLKHTPAYLTFSKADYDIVYGEGVFIGHRYYEMVDRDPLFWFGYGLSYSVFEYKDLEVPKEIPGGKDGSMTISLTVANVGPYDGAEVIQAYVQDPESTLQRPIKELKAFNKVHLACGESRTVQLSLDRYSLSFWSQESSKWKAEAGEYVVIIASSSNPKDEILRASFYLSETYLWEGV; from the exons ATGTCGCTCCCAGCTACCAATACCACTCTCGATGTCGACTCTCTACTTAAAGAGTTGACACTTGACGAAAAAGTCCAGTTGCTGGCTGGCCAAGGTGCCTCCAGGACCACGGGGCTTCCGCATAGAGGAATTCCTTCTCTTATG ACATCCGATGGTCCCCACGGCATCCGTGGAACACGCTCTTTTAGCCGTGTACCAAGTCCTATGCTGCCGTCGGCCACGTCCATGGGCGCCACCTTCAACATCGACCTGCTCCGTCAAGCCGGGAACCTGCTCGGCGAAGAAGCGAGGTTTCGAGGCATAAACGTGCTTCTAGCCCCGACTGTCTGCCTTCAGCGTTCGCCTCTCATTGGCCGAGGCTTCGAGGCCTTTGGTGAAGATCCCTTCCTGAGTGGAGTACTCGCCGCGGCGTATATCAACGGgatccaaggtcaaggtgtgGCCACGAGTATCAAACACTTTGCGGCTCATGATCAGTCAGACAACTCCGTCGAGGACAATGTAGTTCTGACGGAGCGAACACTGCGCGAAGTTCACCTCCTCCCCTTCCAGCTTGCGATGCGATACTCTAACCCATGGACTTTTATGGCATCTTATAACAAGATCAATGGAGTTCATGTTAGTGAAAACTCTTTTCTACTCAAAACTATCTTGAGGGACGAATGGGGGTTCAACGGCCTGGTCATGAGTGACTGGTTTGGCACCTATAGCACCAGCGAGTCTGTCAAAGCAGGCATGGACCTGGAAATGCCTGGCCCGACACTGTGGCGTGGAAAGGCTCTTTCTTTGGCTGTGAATAGCCGCAAGGTCTCACGTAGAGCTATCGACGACGCAACCAAGAACGTTTTGACTCTGATCAACAAAGCCAAAGCTGTCGAGCACATTTCCACGCCGCCGAGATCCGACTCTCAAGAACAACGAGCCTTAATCCGAAAGATTGCCTCTGAAGGGATAGTTTTGCTCAAGAACGACAACAAGTTTCTTCCACTCACCGACATCAAGGGGAAGAAGTTTGGTCTGATCGGAGACCACATCAAGCATCCCGCTCTATGCGGTGGTGGCAGTTCGGAAGTCGAGCCTTACTACTCCGTCACCCCATATGATGCGATAGTTGAAGAGGTCGGAGAAGCCAACGTCTCGTATGCTCCAGGGTGCTACA CTTTCCGGTTTAGCCCCCTCCTAGAGCGCCTCGCCTGCCCCAGCACGAATCAATTCGGATGGTCTATCGAGATCTTTGGCGAAAACCCAGACGAGAACCCCAAGGCCGAGCCTGTCCTGACGACAGTTGCCGAGAAGCCCCTGATCGATGTGCCTGAAAACCTCGCACTCCCCAAAAAGTACTTTGTCCGAGCTCGATCGATGTATAAACCTGAGGCTTCAAGAAAGTTCTGCTTTGGATTTGGCGTTTCCGGCAAAGGCGTCCTGAAGGTTGATGGGAAGGTCATCATCGATCAATGGACCAGCCAGCTGCCAAAGACGGATTCAACCCCTTGCTTCAACAGACTATGCATGGAAAAGTTTTGCATGGTCGATGTCACTGAGAAACCTGTTCTTCTCGAGGTGGTCATGGTGAACGAAGCTATCTCTGGGGGTGTCGGCACTGCATTGACCCTTGCTGGCCGCGTCGGCGGCTTTGAGCCCTTTGATGAGGACCAACGCATCCGAGACGCAGTGGAGTTGGCAAAGAATGTTGATATTGCTATTCTTGCCACTGGTCTGTCATCGGATTGGGAGTATGAAGCGAGTGACAGGAAACATCTTCGTCTTCCAGGTCGCACCGACGAGTTGGTTCAAGCTGTTCTGGAGGCCAACCCAAACACG ATCATTGTGACGCAGTCTGGATGCCCGATTGAGATGCCCTGGGAGAGCAGTGCCACCACATTGGTACACGCCTGGTATGGGGGGCAAGAGACTGGCCACGGCCTTGCCGATATCATCTTCGGGAAGCAAAACCCGTCGGGAAGGCTATCCATCACCTTTCCAAAGTCGCTCAAACACACCCCGGCGTACCTCACCTTTTCCAAGGCTGACTATGATATCGTTTACGGTGAGGGGGTTTTCATCGGGCACCGCTATTACGAAATGGTAGACAGAGATCCCTTATTCTGGTTCGGATACGGGCTTTCTTATTCTGTCTTTGAGTACAAAGACCTTGAGGTGCCAAAGGAGATTCCAGGAGGGAAGGATGGCTCCATGACGATATCACTCACTGTTGCAAATGTCGGCCCTTACGATGGAGCAGAGGTCATCCAGGCGTATGTTCAGGATCCTGAAAGCACTCTCCAGCGTCCAATCAAGGAACTCAAGGCCTTTAACAAGGTTCACCTTGCATGCGGGGAGTCGAGGACTGTTCAGTTGTCTCTGGATAGGTATTCGCTCTCCTTCTGGTCACAAGAGAGCTCCAAGTGGAAGGCCGAGGCCGGCGAGTATGTTGTCATTATCGCATCGAGTTCTAACCCGAAGGATGAGATTTTGCGCGCATCATTCTATCTGTCCGAGACTTATTTATGGGAAGGAGTGTAG